The genomic region CTGCATTTTGTATAAATTTTGACGCACGAATGAGTGAATTTATACGCTCATCAAGCCAAATTTGAAAGTTGTTTACGATATTTTTGCTAACTGCTATGTTATTTTTATCAGATAGCTCTATGATTTTCTCTTTTGCATTGCTATAAATATTTAGCCCAAGAAGTATTACAAAAAGGCTAGCAAGCAAGATGATGGCGTAGATTTTAATATTTTGTGATTTTAAATTAATACCCATGCGTGCAGTATATCCTAAGTTAGCCCAAATTTGGGCTAACTAAATTCATTTTAAAAAGGATAAAAGCTTTGAAACGAGCATAAGTGCAAGCACTACAAAACAAACACTAAACCCAAGCAGCGTGCAATCAGCCATCGACATAAATTTAGATGATGGCACAAGATACCAGCCGTCCGCATAAAGATCAACTATGCTCTTTTGCAAATCGCTTAGCATCACGCCATCAGGCACCATAGGGCTATCATATCCGCAGTCGCCTGTTGGCATAAACCAGTCAGGCGCCCACTTCTCAAGCGGCAAGCCAAATGGATAGTGCGGCTCAGTCGAGCAGCCCTGCACGCCGAAAGGATCATCGCCATGCACTGCGTCGTGGATTTTGGCTAGCTTTACGCTATACATTATGCCCTGCACCGCTCCCCAAAAGGCAAAGACGTAGCCAACTAGAGCAAAGAGCAAATTTTTTGGATTTATGATAGCGATCACGCCGCCAAGTGCCATGCACAAAAAGGCAAAACGTATATAGACGCACTGCTCGCAAGGAGGCATATAAGCGTAGTTTTGAAAGAGCGAGTGCGCGATAACGACAAGCGCGACGCTTACAAAGACTAAGATCGCCCAAGAGATGCGTGAGTCTTGAAATTTAGCCATTTTTTTAAAAAAGCTCATGTGGCGCCTTATTTTTTAAGAAGCTCTTCGATGAGTGCTGCCATGCCGTCAAGCGAGCTAATTGATTTTGTCATGATGAGGTATTTGCCATTTACGACAAATGCTGGCACACCTTGAATTTTTGCCACATCGTAGCTCTCGTCCCACTTCTTAAGTAGCTCAGTCACTTTTGGATTAGCTAGCTCTTTTTCATAATCAGCTTTACTAACGCCAGCAGCATCAAGTCCAGTCTTTAAAAAGCCCTCAGCGTCTTTGCCATC from Campylobacter concisus harbors:
- the dsbI gene encoding protein-disulfide oxidoreductase DsbI; its protein translation is MSFFKKMAKFQDSRISWAILVFVSVALVVIAHSLFQNYAYMPPCEQCVYIRFAFLCMALGGVIAIINPKNLLFALVGYVFAFWGAVQGIMYSVKLAKIHDAVHGDDPFGVQGCSTEPHYPFGLPLEKWAPDWFMPTGDCGYDSPMVPDGVMLSDLQKSIVDLYADGWYLVPSSKFMSMADCTLLGFSVCFVVLALMLVSKLLSFLK